The Pochonia chlamydosporia 170 chromosome Unknown PCv3seq00008, whole genome shotgun sequence sequence TCGAGTTGCGCCCGTCTGACGAGAGCAGAGATACCCATGGCAATCCTCTTCTGCTGAAGCACCTGCGTAAATGAGTCGTCGAGATGCTCCCTGTGTGTTCTGCTCAACGACAGTGTTACAAAATTCTTGAGGTGATATGTAGCACAGTCGCACGAGTGTCTCTgggcaagatgaagaacCGGGGTATCGACTGCTTTTACGATCAACAGTTCCCACGACGTGCCGTCTTGTGTGGCATTCTCGGCTGCAACATCGGCTCACTTCCAAATCAGTGCAGGGTTCAAGACTAGCAAGCCTCTTTCATATCTCGGCCGTCTGGGGTAAACGTGGCTGCCCGGACGCCACCGTGATAAGACCAAATGAATCAATCGTCAATGGAAGAGGGTTCATAATGTATTTCAATAATAACCCCATGTGCGGGGACACAAATTGACTAAACCTGGGGCAAGCCTTTATCGTGTGATTTGGTTGTGTGGCAGACTCTTCAACACCCTTGAcgagttgttgaagacggGCACATGCAGTGTCTGGTACCGCGCATTCGGAACGTGGCTTGCCATTTGACAATCGCCAATTTATCTCACCATTGCTTGCTCCACTGAGGTGGAGTTTATGCCGGCCTGATGACGAGCGTCGGCGTACTTTTCCAGCCGCAGGGGAGGTGACGGCCTACATTTCGTTGAAGCCCACGGCCTACCTAATCGGCGAGTTGGGGTGAATGTCACTCGCAATAGGTCCAGGGAGCCACTTAGATCTGAGACCATGGTTGAGACAAACGGTAACCCAGTTATTCGGCTCTCGAATGTCACAGGCTTGGAGTTTCTAATGGTAGAAGCGGTTCCATCCTTCCAAGAACCGACTCCGCCGCCACCCCGAATTACGGCGTGTGAAGATGCCACCGTTGGCCGAAACTTGACAACTACGGTCCCAAAGAGACGAAATTAGAAGACCACTACTTTAAAATGTTGCAGAGTTGAGCCTGTCAAAGCCCCTTACACAAATTCTCTTCAACGCACTAGCTAGTCAAAGTTGGCCGTTCGATGTTACCTTGTATCCCGTCCAGCGGGGTGGAATAATGTATTGGATCCTGCAGGCCCACGTATGTACATGTTCTGTATGTGCTGATGGATCATTGATCCGTAGACTGGAGCTTTATTCTTTAGCTTGCCCGATGAATGCTTGCCGCTAAATGGCATAATCGTGCATCAAACCCTGGATGCAGTAGCCCAACATCTAGCGAGCTTGCGTACCAAGACTATATATGACGAACAATGTCCCTTCAACCTCTGCAGTTATTGCCATCACCACAAGTCATTCCCTTTCGCTGagcctcatcgtcgtcaactcATAGACACAAGATCGACCATGTCTCTCTACCGCATAGGCGTCGACGTCGGCGGTACAAACACAGATGCCGCGATTCTTGACATTCACGCCCTAGACCAACCTGGTCGAGGTGTTCTCGCCTCGCACAAGGCATCTACGACGCCAGACATCACGAGTGGCATTGAagccgccatcgccgccaTCCTCAAAAGCTCTGCAGTAGACCAACGACGAGTCCTTAGCGTCACCATCGGAACCACTCACTTCATCAATGCTTTGATTGAGGCAGATGCCCGCAGACTGGACCGCGTGGCAGTGGTGCGGCTATGCGGCCCATTCACGAGGCAGATTCCCCCGTTCTCAGGATTCCCCGTTGGTCTTCACGGCGTCCTTGACGGCGGCGCATACTATCTTGATGGTGGTCTTGAAATGGACGGACGCCACATTGCACCTCTGAGCGAGGAGCAGGTTCGAGCTACGGCAAGGGAAATCATCGCTTCGGGAGTCAGATCTGTCGCTGTGGTGGGCGTGTTTTCTCCACTGGACCACGACAATGTCTACGAGGAGAGGTGCAAGAAGATTCTGCAGGATGAGGCGCCGGAGTTGCGAGTTGTTTGCTCGCAGAATATCGGACCTACGGGGTTTGTGGAGAGAGAAAATGCGACTATTCTGAATGCTGCTATTCTGCGGACGGGGCACAAGGTCAAGAATGGGTTCAAGCGTGCGATGAACCGCTTGAATCTTACGTGTCCGCTTTTCTTATCTCAGAATGATGGCACGCTTATTGATGCTGATACTGCTGCGGATTTTCCGATCAAAACGTTTGCGAGTGGACCGACGAACAGTATGAGTGGTGCGGCATTCCTCGCTGGCTTGGATAGAGATCGTACGGGAAAGGCGCCTTTGGTGAATGGAGTGGAGACGAAGGTCAATGGAAATGGATTGCCAGACGCTGCCAACGGTGTTGAATCCAGTGACCACGAGGTTGAGCCTCAAGTCCTCGTTGTTGACATTGGAGGAACCACCACCGATGTATGTGCTCTTCTGCCTTCTGGCTTCCCACGTCAAGCACCTGGTTTTGTGGAAGTAGCTGGTGTTCGAACGGCATTTTCCATCCCAGAAGTTGTTTCCATCGGTTTGGGTGGCGGTAGCAAGGTCATGTTCGACCCAGAGTCTCCCGAGTCTGTGTTAGTTGGTCCCGGTTCCGTGGGCCATGAGCTACTATCTCAGTCAAAGGTCTTTGGTGGTCCTACGCTGACTGCGACGGACATTGTAGTCGCAGAGGGAAAAGCTTCACTGGGTGATGCGTCGCTTGTCAAAGATGTGGCACCTGAACTTCGCGAAGGTGGTAGAAAAGGAATCAACGCCTTGCTGGAGACCGTCATTGACAAGATGAAGGTGTCCACGGCGCCTGTTCATGTTCTCCTCGTCGGCGGTGGTTCGATCCTAGTTACCGATAAGATTGCAGGAGTTGACAAGTGCATTGAACCCATTCATCAAGGTGCCGCCAATGCCGTTGGCGCAGCTATCGGCAAGATATCCGGTGAGGTTGATACTGTCGAAATCTTGGAGGGCAAAGATGAAAAGGCAGTTATTGCGGCTGCCTGCCAGAGAGCAATCGACCAGGCCATTGCCAAGGGAGCCAAACCCGACGACGTCAAGATCGTCGAGGTGAACAAGATGCCCCTTCAGTACATGTCACAGGTCACGATTCGCATACAAGTTCGAGCAGTGGGAACTCTCGCCATCCCCGACGAAAACACCTTATTTGAAGCCTCCAAGCCATGGGAAGGTGTGGACggcgacgaagacgaagatgaaggacAAAAGGTCAGCGTGCCGAATGCCCTCCACCCTACCACGAAGCCCTCCCTCGGCGTCGACCTGGCCACGTATCGCCCAGATGTGCGAAATGGCGTGTGGTATCCGTCTGATATCGACCTAGAGCTCATCTCCACGGGTTGCGCGGTCTTGGGCACCGGTGGCGGTGGCCCAACGTACTACGAGTACTTGAAGAGTCTGCAGTGTCTGACCAACCATGACAAGGGGCGCATGAGAATTGTGTCACCAAAGTCTTTGAAGGATGATGCTATTGTGTGTCTTGGCTCGTGGTACGGCAGTCCGAGTGTGATTAATGAGCGGATTGCTGCGGGCAATGAGATCGTGGATGCGATTAAGGCAGTGAACAGGATTCAGCACATTGAGAGTTTTGATGCAGTGCTTGCTGATGAGATGTGAGTTTTCTCGATATTTCCTTGTCAATTTTTGGGAAGTTGAGAGCTAATTGATGTACTAgtggtggtggaaatggTCTTTCAGCTCTGCCCGTCGGCACTCACTTTGATGTTCCTGTGGTTGATGCGGATGGCATGGGACGAGCGTATCCAACGATGTACCACAGTAAGATTACCCTTCGTACGAACGTGGTAATGTATAAGACGCTAAGCATGTTGTTACAGTCACCTTCAGCGTTTACGGCCACGAGATGACACCAGCAGTCATCACGGATGCCCGAGGCAATGCTGTTGT is a genomic window containing:
- a CDS encoding hydantoinase (similar to Coccidioides immitis RS XP_001238997.1) — its product is MSLYRIGVDVGGTNTDAAILDIHALDQPGRGVLASHKASTTPDITSGIEAAIAAILKSSAVDQRRVLSVTIGTTHFINALIEADARRLDRVAVVRLCGPFTRQIPPFSGFPVGLHGVLDGGAYYLDGGLEMDGRHIAPLSEEQVRATAREIIASGVRSVAVVGVFSPLDHDNVYEERCKKILQDEAPELRVVCSQNIGPTGFVERENATILNAAILRTGHKVKNGFKRAMNRLNLTCPLFLSQNDGTLIDADTAADFPIKTFASGPTNSMSGAAFLAGLDRDRTGKAPLVNGVETKVNGNGLPDAANGVESSDHEVEPQVLVVDIGGTTTDVCALLPSGFPRQAPGFVEVAGVRTAFSIPEVVSIGLGGGSKVMFDPESPESVLVGPGSVGHELLSQSKVFGGPTLTATDIVVAEGKASLGDASLVKDVAPELREGGRKGINALLETVIDKMKVSTAPVHVLLVGGGSILVTDKIAGVDKCIEPIHQGAANAVGAAIGKISGEVDTVEILEGKDEKAVIAAACQRAIDQAIAKGAKPDDVKIVEVNKMPLQYMSQVTIRIQVRAVGTLAIPDENTLFEASKPWEGVDGDEDEDEGQKVSVPNALHPTTKPSLGVDLATYRPDVRNGVWYPSDIDLELISTGCAVLGTGGGGPTYYEYLKSLQCLTNHDKGRMRIVSPKSLKDDAIVCLGSWYGSPSVINERIAAGNEIVDAIKAVNRIQHIESFDAVLADEIGGGNGLSALPVGTHFDVPVVDADGMGRAYPTMYHITFSVYGHEMTPAVITDARGNAVVAMGVDSPKRLETVCRNAAVELGLTCACGTNPISGEMAKTIAVPNTLSQSWYLGRAVHQARRAKTSYTDAIFDVCAGRVLFTGKIVDVQRHLDGGYTMGAVVLAPFTDDERDAEPKSGTQASQSDRHMIIPFQNEYLYAAFCDDAGSEASQEVVATVPELISILGHDGEAIGSQDLRFGLRVNVIALPAHPLWKTEKAIAVGGPAGFGLKMAPVDGGIPFTEPRSVIDEFNV